DNA sequence from the Liolophura sinensis isolate JHLJ2023 chromosome 1, CUHK_Ljap_v2, whole genome shotgun sequence genome:
TAGTAGCTGTGCATGATGCCATACAAAGCACTGCGCATTTGTCCCAGCGTTCAGCTGTAACGGAGGTTTGTGTTCTCTCATTGCCTTCTGGTGTATTAAAAGATATTCAATTCATGGATCTTACACGCCGCGCAAATGTTTCTTTGGCCTCAAAAGAAATTAagcatcatatatatatgtatacaaatggaTACTATACTAAGAGAAGACACCGTCACAAATGGATACTACACTAAGAAAAGACATCATCGCAAATGGATACTATACTAAGAGAAGACATCATCACAAATGAATAccatactatttatttatttatttgattggtgttttacgccgtactcaagaatatttcacttatacgacggcggacagcattatggtgggtggaaaccaggcagagcccgggggaaacccacgaccatccgcaggttgctgcaagaccttcccacgtagggtgGATACTATACTAAGAGAAGACATCATCGCAAATGGATACTATACTACGAGAAGACACCGTCACAAATGGATACTATACCAAGAGAGGAAACTGTCACAAATGGATACTATACTAAAAGACGATGCAGATATACTATGCAGATCATGGGGCCATGAATGCACATTTTACAGCGCTTAGCAAATTCTACACATGCAGCATACACAACATTGGGAGTTTggattgtctttttttttttcatttcccaaGAGCTGCAGAACGTCTGAAATTGAAGTATAGGACATGAGTGACTGGTATTAAATGGCAAGTGACAtactatatattttgtatatgacTTCAGCATTCATATGAATGATttgatatatataatatataactttataacGGTAGTGATCTTTACCTTAAAAGTCGACATACGTGTACAAACCGTGAAAAGAATAAAGTAAAACCTGAAACTAACGCATGAGTTTTCTTCCATGTTTAGTTTTTGCTATTTCTCGTTGGTATTGTCTTAACGATTCATTCGTAGTGTTGTAAGTGCTCGTATATGCGaaataacaaagagaatcatcTGGAATTGTAATGTGTACGGCGGTCCAATCCAAAGTCGTATTAACGACTAGGAACAGCAAAGCTGTCGATTTGTGGCTtcaagggatacagaatcgacgctgattggctgacggTGGAGATAGGGTTTAAGGGGTTAAATCTTCGTCACggttgaataaatgtaccaaatCCAAAATTCAGCTTGGGCAAGGCATAGCCTGTCTCTCACACCACCCAGTCAGAACCGATTCTGTATCTCTCTAAGCTCGTGTATGCCGAGATTAAGACTATATAAAACATAGTGTTTtggtgaggcagcactataaaaaGGTCGGTCCGTTTGCTGCCGTTATACGAACCAAATAATGTTAAACAATATGCAACACAAACAAAGGtgcaaatcaatcaaataaaagaattattGTCATAAAGTCATTTCTAAACTGGAGACAAAACAGTTGTGAATCTAAATCTAAGGTTAGGGTCAACGGTTCGAAAGTTAGACACCAACGCGTCTACACAGTTGCCTCTGGACTTCCATCGTCTTGGCCAGCTGCGACGCATTTTTCCAGTTTAGTTCACACTGGCTCCCTTGCAGCTTTGATTTACTCGTTTGATTCgtatttacaccatattcaaaaatatttcacttatacgacagcatttTGGCGAGAGGAAACGGAACATTGCCGACCATTTATAGTTTGTCATACCTCTCCATATATGACCGGAGAAGGCAGCATGGGCcatacttgaactcacagctatcgcattggtgagaggctccggagTCATTGTGCTACATTAGTACGCCATGATCCTTCGGCCACATCACCCCTTCAGGTTACGTGTTACCAATACGTGCGTAGTAGTTTCTCCCTTGGCTCTGCCACATTTACTTCACTCATGAACATGACCGTGCATCGTTGCTTCAGTGAAATGcatgaaatatataaacaataaaattaaataactAAAACGTTTATCCACAACATCGCAACAAGATtaaggctgaaaaaaaaatgttttttttttttattattcgcCAGAAAGACAATTAGACAGGGATATTCAAGCACATCCACGTGTAAACTCCACACGGTGTTGCTGGTTTCACGATCTTGCAACACGCCGTGGACAGCTTGTTACTGTATTTTTTCACGATTACctcaatgtaaatatatatatatatatatatatatatatatatatatatatatatatatatatatatatatatatatatatatatatatatatatatataaacacgaTCGGGAATTCCCCTTTTATTGTTTATTGGAATAGTATAGATGATCGAAATCATATAAAGGGATGGCTAAACAGCCTCAGCAAAAATTTACCACGACTCCTGAAGAAATATCATTCCAGGTCATTTCTCTGAGATCGTGGGCTGCATAGAATAACCTTTACTCGACCTTTGACGAAAGGTCGCAGAGACTACTAAATACAAACCAGCGGGTTAATTACCGTACTTGTCATGGGAAGTTAAGTCTCGCTTTACTGGTGTTGAATTCTGATCTTTAAGGTAACTGAATCGCACAGACCGTTGCCAACTTAATCTCCAACTTAAGGTTTGAAGGGTTTTAGCTACCTTCTTGACCGATAAAGGGCACAGCAATACACACAGGCGTGCCGTTTATTTACTAGGTGGCTAACAATAAAACTTTTCACACTTTATAATAATACATGACCACTATTATATGTCATGTACATATCTTCTGAGCCGAGCTTGCGActgctggattcgagcctggtACCTCATTAGTCATGAGCGGATCGGCGATGTCATAGCGCATATTTATACCATTGGCAAACGGGGGACCTTGCAGCCAGTATAACCGTGGACCTCACTGTGCGCACCATGCGGGCGGCATTTCTAAACATCAGACACATCATTGACTTGGACCTGTCATAATTTATATAAACACGTGACCAAGAATAAGTCGCTTCAGTGAGGTCCACAGCAAATGAGGCTATGCATAaggctatataggcctacacgtagtTGCGCAAAAAGCTAAACGTGGAAACAAGCCACGGAATTATCTTTCTGCATTTGCAGACATGCGGAATGCGGCAAGGCGGGTGGTGGGAATGATAAATGAGTAGCAGTTACATAAAGCgaattaaaatgtcacaaatcatGTTATACCTGACGCCATGATCTTCTAGAGTTTACCTCGTAAAATCGAGTTTCACAtcacattttgctattacacagTGATGTACAATTCATGCAATTGTATATACAATCTGCGATAAAAGGTGGAAATTCAGCCTTTAAATTATTACAAGATTTATCTCAAGTTGGTATAGCAGAGGGAGAGAAGTAAAACAGTCATCTGGGAGGGAAAAAAATGAATCAGTTAGTTTTAATTCTGTTCTCTGAGTGAAAGTAGAATGTGTTCTGCTGTTATCACATAACACTGTGCTATATTAAACAGACCATTCTGTTGATAAAGTCTATTATTAAATCTCACTCCACTCTGCTTTACGACTGtctctaattctgcttaacccggggctgGGGCCGAATCTTCGTTACCACGTTGGATATCTTAACAATTGTAAAGcacaactgacatacatattaTCAAAAACGCCTACTACCATGGTAtgtgatttgaatactgatttcactcattcacctaGAAGATTCCTCCAGTCTTCCATCACTGAAAGCTGTGGACTCTTCCTTTTTCCTGATTTCGTCATATTTTGTACTTTCGATAtcgtactttcttagttctttgatggtttatGTTAAACATCGTTTTGGGAGTTGTGATTAGTGATCCTTCCATTTTGGTTGGTGGCAGGTATGTGAAAGTCTCGTTCGACGCATATATTTCCGCTGAATTAATaacaatgtgtgtgttatatttctCTGAATACTCTGCCCCAATGACAGAAGACATTTTAGCATCGAATAGGCATACTGTTTAACAGGATAAGATTTTTGAGAGTAGCCAAGATTCAGATCTGGCCgactgacatttacatgtagttcaactACAGAGCCTCATCACCTAGTACCGCTAGTCAAATTTACTGCATGTTCAAGAATGGAACCAGAAGGAAACACTGGTATTTTGTCCTAGTCATTATCGAACTGTTATTATATCAAGAAATTGTATGCTTTTGACTGCTATGTGTAGCCATCCATGTGAAGCTTAACAACccaagagaaaaagaaaagtaaCTCATATCGGAAATAACTCGAACACACtagatttacctcccttgattgAAGTCCTCGacgtaaaataataaatacaagaCGCCACTTTACTATTCAGAAAGTAACCAATGCGTTACAACTGAGGATTTTATTACCTTAAATCCCTATATGTctatgtaaagaaaaaaaatattctgaacaAGAATTGACCGAAGACACGTGTATTTCTACTTAATAGATGACAGATAAAATGAATGTTAGCAAACAAGAGGCGGCCTTCAAATACAGTCCATGCAGTTGTTATTCAGGTGaattcatttgaaaataattaagaAAGTCAGATTTATAGATTTCTTAATTACAGTAGGTTTATGCTGGATAGAGCCGAAAGGACAACTACTGTATACACTCAAATGTAGCTCTATAGTTCAAGGTTTTTATCACACTCCAGGGCAAATTTTCTTGACTCAAATATTACTTTCTTCTCCTGAAACACCAATATGCTGCATAATGAGAACCAAAAGCACAATATCGATTAAATGTAGCGGATAGTTAAGTGGAACGTCTAAGTTTCAAATGTAagatttcaaaatttacaatatCTCATTCTTCACCATATGATGATCTTGAACAATTGTAATATTTCGGTCATTTTGATCTCAGATTTCTTAAAACTTGTGCAGTCAACATTTGACCAACATAATTTTTAgactgcaaatacatgtatattttacttcATGTCACAGCACTAAATGCCCCAAAAGTCTTGATGACAGAGAGTGAGAGTCTAAAAGACAGAGAGTCAACAGATTCAGCATAACCTATAACAGAAATGACAGTGATTGGCACAGAACGGTCAATCAATAGAGTTACCTTAAATACTGCAGAGTACACATCAAGTGCTTTCTGCTCTCAATGCTGTAGATTTTCACAATGTATCCACAATTTAATCAGTGATTTTTTTAGCAAATCTATATTTAGTGTTGACTTTGCCTGAAAGCACTTTGTGTCTGCATTTTATCTTCAACACAACTGATAAGCTTTGTTGGCTAGgggtaaaatatttttttaatcaagcTATTTCCTATGGCCCTAATGCTGACATTTTCCTGAAGCACTTCTCCATATTTAATTTCTTGCATACACATTAGACTTGTGTGAACTCCTCCTGGAATCCTGTTCTAAATATGACAGATAGTCAAGCCTGGCCATTTCCAATACACATTGTCAGTGTTATTTCAGCTACTGTTTTTTAGGTCTTAAATCGGATGAATTTCTATAAATAGGTATTTTTGAGCCATTTCCATAAACATTTCTCTACTGGTAATCCAACgttaaatatattaaagatCCAAAATCTAGCAGAAAAACACCTGacttttgtcaatttttttgaTATCCTTACATTATCAAGTATATACTGGTTCAATTTACACCCACTCTATATTCGTCTACAATAGCCAGTATCTTTCTTGAATTGAAACATTCACAGACTATTATACGTACCACAGACAATCAATTTGTTATTGACTGACACtgaccccccacccccgcccttGTTTTAATTCACTTACCCATCCTTGTTATCTTCAAACcattaattacatatataaacagcATAGAAAAGTTTTCCATCAAGAACATCCTTCTTAGTTACACATACACTATTTCATCCTGACTGTATAACCATCCAACCACGATATTACCGGCACAGAGAGGACATCGTTTTGAAAGTCTGTTGCATCCACACTGTCGTctaccaaaagtaatattgaGTATGCACAAAGAGGTCGTTAAAGTCTTTCTCAGCACACAGTTTGGTCTGTACATGTTCACATCAGGAGATACATTTACATCTGACTTCAAATAATGTTATCCTCAGGCTACCAATATCAAATCTGAAACGAAGCAAACCAGATGGATCAAGAACAATGCAAAAGAAGGTATTCTGACAAAGACATTCCACCCTAATGTTAAAAGGTCTTTGGAACTACTTCATTTGGCTTTTGAACTCTTCACTCTTTATCTATTGAATCAGTAGCATCTCTAATCAAATACCTAAATTTGCTAGATTAAATAtcgtgacttttttttttcaataaataaacaaccatGTTAAAATTACACCAAATTTGTTCCACCCCCTTTGGGCCTTCAGCAAAATAATTGGTAACCCATCCATGCGCAGGAAAGACAGGAGttattttacacaatttttaGCCAGTGAAGTGTGACTCAATACTTATTTTGAGAAATAGTTCTACTGGTTCTCACAAGTATTTTTTGTGTAGTCAAGaatctgaatatacatgtagtttgtgaaatttaatatATATCATAACTATGGGCCAACTTACACCATCAATTTCTTCATCATCTCCATCAAATTCATCAAAGGTAATGTTCAGGTCTTCCATTTCATCTTCACCAATGTTCTCATTGATCTTTGCTGTAATCACGAAAATAAAATGGTTCATAAGTCACGTTAAAGATTTCAAAAAAGAGAGATTCACTTCCACCGTCAGGCATCTTAAACTCATCCTTGTTAATAGTCAACAAATGCAAAGACCTGGCTAACAAAAttctgacacattttgctttataactattttccttttctcttaaaaaaattGAATCACAAAGAAGTGCTTTACACACTTTAAAAtcacaaatttcattttggaacGAGTATCATGTCCATTTCTGACTCGAAAATACAATTCATGAATAGTTTTGAGCACCAATGGGATATTATGCACCAGAGGCTGTTCCTTTTATACACTTCTGCAGGCATTGGCACATCATGCCATTTCTAATCCATACAGCCCACCTGACCCATTCTTGGTGATCTGGGTGTTGGATGTGTTCCAATCTGGTGTGTCAAACTTACCAGATTCTGGCAATTCTCCATATGCCTTTAAGTTTCTGGCTTCATCTGGTGTGTACTTCAGAATGACATCAGCTTTGGAGTCCTGATAATCTCTCAATCCAAGTAAGATTATATCACCAGTGTTTATCCATACCTGAAAGGTAAATTGCACAACATTATGATCTTAAGGCATTGTTACGGTGTGTTGATTTCTGCTATTCTTTTATTTGGAATTTATTAGTATTGAAGTATCATCCGAATGCTTAAATCACCttcatgaagaattttccaGTGCCAACGTAGTGTACCATGAGGTAAGTAATAAGATTAAGCATAATACAGAGCACACTaaaagtgcatgtaaatgtgacCTCTAGACATTATCACTATTACAGCCCACATGAAATGTATTACAAATGTTACCTGAGCTTTCAAAATCAAGGTCAATGTAAGTCCCTGTACACAAAAGCTTCCTTATGATATTAAAAACATCTGGCACCAGATATAACAGAGGTCTGAACAGACTTCTCGGACTGTCTAACCTTCTTTCGTAGCTTTCCTCGGATGTGACATAACCTCTTGGCACCATCAAAACACATGGCCTCCAATCTCCCATTGCCCAACATCTTTGTCACTTGTGCATATTCTGTAAAGCATGATATGATTTTAAGTTTATTGTGCATTTCTCATAACAATTATAAAGTTAACTCACTCATGactctgccaaaaaaaaaaaaaaaaaaaaaaaaataggaattACAGGATTGGGTTCtgaataaatgtcaaacaatAGAAAATGCACTCAAAACACACAAAGCCACATTTAACACATCCTTACATTGgattccttaaaaaaaaaatgaatttgtttacCTTGACCATCTTCTTTAAACACCAGCTCTCttttttcgttttcattttcattcttcCCTCTCCTCCTGTTTTTACCTCCCTTTCCTGTGTGAATGACACAATCAGTTCACTGTTACAGATGAAATAGATTATTGACAAAAACTATTACTAAAGAGTTAAGTTTGAAAGCCGacaagatgaagttcagcattgaagatatggcactgatggagaattcactccgagtagccatgctgtggaagcccttatgaacttggccaatcactagtgctgaaatcgtcatgtgataattggctgtcacgtcagaAAACCCATTAGCTCCCGATTGTCAGTGCGGTTTCTTACAGTGAAACcatacatttatgagcaggaaaCTGAGAACAGCTGCATGACGGGTCACAAAGCGTACATGTTgagcaggatactgcagtaacttgtcacagtGATCTGGCAAGGAACCGCCTCTGGAGAGTcattgttttgaagaaaaacattgtgatgttgtattatttttccttagcaaagtcagatttgtgGTGAAAACATCtttccaaaatctgaatgaaaaggtctgttatcaatcacaaggtcctgctatgttcggtaaattccctgatgtcagtacagccagctaggccaaatgcttataCCCATGCAGGATGTGGACGAGCAGGGCaactaaaacacgacgcttgtgtccacgaacatcgtcCAGACCAAGCGCCCAACTCCATGatacatcggccctttgaagaCAGAACAGAGCtaatactctttggttgggtatcagacgtttttgtttgtattttctcactgtcacattgtttatGGCATTGGTACGAGAGAGCTTTTGTGACGTGACCCAGCTTTTGTGAAAACACAGCAAAGTTAATGAGATTTGTTAAGCTAAGGTTGTTGTTTACAAGATCATCATGGGACAAAGGGCTTGATGTCCGTTCATTGAAGAATCTGCTATTCATATTAAGCATCTTAGAAGGGGTCAACGACCAACAATGCCCAAAGATAGATGCCGTGATAGCGCACTGAACTAAAAACCTACCATTATCACAAGTGTCACATGCCTTAGTCAACCTCACACTATTTAAAATAAACCAAGGCATTTTTCTATAACTGCCCAAATCACCGCCCTGACTTACTAGGAATGAAATACCTCCCACTTGCCAagattctgggtaagttattgcaaaacacaaattttagccaaagaaacaaaaaggaaCACAtcaagtttaatgactgaaattctgacataagtctaagattgcttcgtcaTCCCAGGGCATGATTTTAAATTTGGTAGATTTATTTTCTGGATTACGCTGGATAATCCAGATATCAATTGTTCAGATTTTCACCATTCATAAATTTCTGACTTGTTTTCTATGTTGTAAATTAGCTTGGTCAACTTTCAAG
Encoded proteins:
- the LOC135482207 gene encoding eukaryotic translation initiation factor 1A, X-chromosomal-like, whose product is MPKNKGKGGKNRRRGKNENENEKRELVFKEDGQEYAQVTKMLGNGRLEAMCFDGAKRLCHIRGKLRKKVWINTGDIILLGLRDYQDSKADVILKYTPDEARNLKAYGELPESAKINENIGEDEMEDLNITFDEFDGDDEEIDGI